From Halichoerus grypus chromosome 6, mHalGry1.hap1.1, whole genome shotgun sequence, one genomic window encodes:
- the GGA1 gene encoding ADP-ribosylation factor-binding protein GGA1 isoform X2, which yields MKSCGKRFHDEVGKFRFLNELIKVVSPKYLGSRTSEKVKNKILELLYSWTVGLPEEVKIAEAYQMLKKQGIVKSDPKLPDDATFPLPPPRPKNVIFEDEEKSKMLARLLKSSHPEDLRAANKLIKEMVQEDQKRMEKISKRVSAIEEVNNNVKLLTEMVMSHSQGGASARNSEDLMKELYQRCERMRPTLFRLASDTEDNDEALAEILQANDNLTQVITLYKQLVRGEEVNGDAAAGSVPGSTSALLDLSGLDLPPAGTTYPAMPTCPADPASPEQPSTSVSLLDDELMSLGLSDPTPPPGPSLDGAGWNSFQSSDGAEPPAPPRVPDTDSQASAQTSLPASSGLDDLDLLGKTLLQQSLPPESQQVRWEKQQPTPRLTLRDLQNKSNCSSPSSGATGLLHAASPEPPGPLQQPTTTELSLASITVPLESIKPSSILPVTVYDQHGFRVLFHFARDPLPGRSDVLVVVVSMLSTAPQPIRNIVFQSAVPKVMKVKLQPPSGTELPAFNPIVHPSAITQVLLLANPQKEKVRLRYKLLFTMGDQTYNEMGDVDQFPPPETWGSL from the exons TACCTGGGCTCACGGACATCGGAGAAGGTGAAGAACAAGATCTTGGAGCTCCTCTACAGCTGGACGGTCGGCCTGCCCGAGGAGGTGAAAATTGCAGAGGCCTACCAGATGCTGAAGAAGCAGG GGATTGTGAAGTCCGACCCCAAGCTTCCAGATGATGctacctttcctcttcctcctccacgaCCCAAGAATGTGATCTTTGAAGACGAGGAGAAATCCAAG ATGCTGGCCCGCTTGCTGAAGAGCTCCCACCCCGAGGACCTCCGAGCAGCCAACAAACTCATCAAGGAGATGGTGCAGGAG GACCAGAAGCGGATGGAGAAGATCTCAAAGCGGGTGAGTGCCATCGAGGAGGTGAACAACAACGTGAAGCTGCTGACGGAGATGGTGATGAGCCACAGCCAGGGCGGAGCCTCAGCCCGCAACAGCGAGGACCTCATGAAG GAGCTGTACCAGCGCTGTGAGCGGATGCGGCCGACGCTCTTCCGACTGGCCAGTGACACGGAGGACAATGATGAGGCCTTAG CCGAGATCCTGCAGGCCAACGACAACCTCACCCAGGTGATCACCCTGTACAAACAGCTTGTGAGGGGCGAGGAGGTCAACGGCGACGCTGCAGCCGGCTCCGTCCCTG GGAGCACCTCGGCCCTGCTGGACCTCTCCGGCCTGGATCTCCCTCCTGCGGGCACCACCTACCCAGCCATGCCCACCTGCCCTGCTGACCCGGCCAGCCCCGAGCAGCCTAgcacctcagtttccctgcttGATGACGAGCTCATGTCTCTGG GCCTGAGTGACCCCACACCCCCTCCAGGCCCAAGCTTGGACGGTGCTGGATGGAACAGCTTCCAG TCCTCTGATGGCGCAGAGCCGCCAGCCCCGCCTCGGGTCCCCGACACGGACAGCCAGGCCTCCGCACAGACGTCCCTGCCAGCGAGCAGTGGTCTGGATGACCTGGACCTCCTGGGGAAGACCCTCCTGCAGCAGTCACTGCCCCCGGAGTCCCAACAAGTGCGGTG ggagaagcagcagcCGACCCCCCGGCTCACACTTCGGGACCTGCAGAATAAAAGTAACTGCAGCTCGCCCAGCTCCGGGGCCACCGGCCTCCTCCACGCTGCGTCCCCCGAGCCCCCCGGGCCTTTGCAGCAGCCCACGACGACTGAGCTCTCGCTGGCCAGCATCACTGTGCCCCTGGAGTCCATCAAACCCA GCAGCATCTTGCCAGTGACGGTGTATGACCAGCATGGCTTCCGGGTCCTCTTCCACTTTGCCCGGGACCCGCTGCCCGGGCGCTCCGACGTGCTGGTGGTCGTGGTGTCCATGCTGAGCACCGCCCCCCAGCCCATTCGCAACATCGTTTTCCAGTCGGCTGTGCCCAAG GTCATGAAAGTGAAGCTGCAGCCGCCCTCAGGCACAGAGCTGCCTGCGTTTAACCCCATCGTCCACCCCTCAGCCATCACCCAGGTCCTGCTCCTCGCCAACCCCCAGAAG GAGAAGGTTCGGCTCCGCTACAAGCTCCTCTTCACCATGGGCGACCAGACCTACAACGAGATGGGGGACGTGGACCAGTTCCCCCCACCCGAGACCTGGGGGAGCCTCTAg
- the SH3BP1 gene encoding SH3 domain-binding protein 1 isoform X3 — protein sequence MMKRQLHRMRQLAQTGSLGRTPETAEFLGEDLQQVEQRLEPAKRAAHNVHKRLQACLQGQSGADMDKRVKKLPLMALSTTMAESFKELDPDSSMGKALEMSCAIQNQLARILAEFEMTLERDVLQPLSRLSEEDLPAILKHKKSLQKLVSDWNTLKSRLTQAAKNSGCGQGLGGGAGGYSHTATATKVETLKEEEEELKRKVEQCKDEYLADLYHFATKEDTYANYFIHLMEIQADYHRKSLSSLDTALAELRENHSQADPSPSMTAAPFFGVYGVSLATHLQDLGRDIALPIEACVMMLLSEGMKEEGLFRLAAGASVLKRLKQTMASDPRSLQEFCSDPHAVAGALKSYLRELPEPLMTFDLYDDWMRAASLKEPGARLEALQQVCIRLPQENLSNLRYLMKFLARLAEEQEVNKMTPSNIAIVLGPNLLWPPEKEGDQAQLDAASVSSIQVVGVVEALIQNADTLFPEDINFNVSGLFSAPGPQDKVSNRPAAEELPAIAVAASAPAPAPAPASAATKERAESEVSPRPGSPKVSGSPSEAATPAEDMARRSPRASPGRREGLACSYRTVIFLLPTDCFVRLVNKLFWTKLEQLPQL from the exons ATGATGAAGAGGCAGCTGCATCGCATGCGGCAGCTGGCCCAGACGGGCAGCTTGGGACG cacCCCGGAGACTGCCGAGTTCCTGGGGGAGGACCTGCAGCAG GTGGAGCAGCGGTTGGAGCCGGCCAAGCGAGCAGCCCACAATGTCCACAAACGGCTGCAGGCCTGTCTGCAGGGCCAGAGTGGGGCGGACATGGACAAGCGGGTG AAGAAGCTTCCCCTCATGGCTCTGTCCACCACGATGGCCGAGAGCTTCAAGGAGCTGGACCCCGATTCCAGCATGGG GAAGGCCTTAGAGATGAGCTGCGCCATTCAGAACCAGCTGGCCCGCATTCTGGCCGAGTTTGAGATGACTCTGGAGAGGGATGTCCTGCAGCCGCTCAGCAGGCTGAGTGAG GAGGACCTGCCCGCCATCCTCAAGCACAAGAAGAGCCTGCAGAAGCTGGTGTCCGACTGGAACACCCTAAAGAGCAG GCTCACTCAGGCAGCTAAGAACTCAGGCTGCGGTCAGGGCCTGGGCGGTGGTGCCGGCGGGTACAGCCACACGGCCACCGCCACCAAGGTGGAGAcgctgaaggaggaggaggaggagctaaAGAGGAAGGTGGAGCAGTGCAAG GACGAGTACTTGGCCGACCTATACCACTTCGCCACCAAGGAGGACACATATGCCAATTACTTCATCCAC CTCATGGAGATTCAAGCTGACTACCATCGCAAGTCTCTGAGCTCGCTGGACACAGCCCTGGCTGAGCTGAGGGAGAACCACAGCCAAGCAg ACCCCTCCCCCTCGATGACGGCCGCCCCCTTCTTTGGGGTGTATGGGGTGTCGCTGGCAACCCACCTGCAAGACCTGGGCCGGGACATCGCCCTGCCCATTGAGGCCTGCGTCATGATGCTGCTTTCTGAGGGCATGAAGGAAGAG GGCCTCTTCCGTCTGGCGGCCGGAGCCTCGGTGCTGAAGCGCCTCAAGCAGACCATGGCCTCGGACCCCCGCAGCCTGCAGGAGTTCTGCTCCGACCCCCACGCCGTGGCAG GTGCCCTCAAGTCCTATCTGCGGGAGCTGCCAGAGCCCCTGATGACCTTTGACCTCTATGACGATTGGATGAGGGCAGccag cctgaaGGAGCCAGGGGCCCGGCTGGAGGCCCTCCAACAGGTGTGCATCCGCCTGCCCCAGGAGAACCTCAGCAACCTCAG GTACCTGATGAAGTTCCTGGCACGGCTGGCTGAGGAGCAGGAGGTGAATAAGATGACGCCCAGCAACATCGCCATCGTTCTGGGGCCCAACCTGCTGTGGCCCCCCGAGAAAGAAGG GGACCAGGCCCAGCTGGATgcagcctcagtgtcctccaTCCAGGTAGTAGGCGTGGTCGAGGCTCTGATACAGAACGCCGACACCCTCTTCCCTGAAG ACATCAATTTCAACGTGTCAGGCCTGTTCTCAGCCCCTGGCCCCCAGGACAAGGTCAGCAACAGGCCAGCTGCTGAGGAGCTTCCAGCGATTGCTGTGGCCGCCTCAGCTCcggccccagctccagccccggCCTCAGCAGCTACCAAGGAAAG GGCAGAGTCCGAGGTGTCCCCCAGACCAGGCTCCCCCAAGGTCAGTGGGAGTCCCTCGGAGGCAGCCACTCCAGCGGAGGACATGGCTCGGAGAA GTCCTCGTGCCAGCCCTGGGAG